The Paenibacillus uliginis N3/975 genome has a window encoding:
- a CDS encoding DUF423 domain-containing protein produces the protein MQRTFMAWGAVLMALSVAIGAFGAHMLEGRISADEMAVYETGVHYHMIHGIAVIITGLAAGLFGESRKLFWAGVLFIAGVLIFSGSLYVLSLSGIKWLGAITPIGGVSFIAGWLVLMSSAWSGKRT, from the coding sequence ATGCAGAGGACATTCATGGCATGGGGAGCTGTCCTAATGGCACTGTCCGTAGCTATCGGCGCATTCGGCGCTCACATGCTGGAAGGAAGAATCAGTGCGGATGAAATGGCAGTATATGAGACTGGCGTACATTACCACATGATTCATGGTATTGCTGTCATCATTACGGGACTTGCTGCAGGTTTGTTCGGCGAATCCAGAAAGTTGTTCTGGGCCGGTGTGCTGTTTATCGCAGGAGTTCTTATTTTCTCCGGAAGTTTGTATGTGCTGAGCCTGAGCGGAATCAAGTGGCTTGGTGCGATCACGCCGATCGGAGGCGTATCCTTTATTGCCGGCTGGCTGGTTCTTATGTCTTCGGCCTGGTCTGGAAAAAGGACATAG